The proteins below come from a single Stutzerimonas stutzeri RCH2 genomic window:
- a CDS encoding leucyl aminopeptidase, which produces MEFVVKSAKASTQKTATLILPLGEDCVLGSVAQSVDSASGGALSAALKRGDIQGKSGQTLLLHSLPGLKAERVLLVGIGKADDLDSRQWRKVVNAALAVIKNLGGGDAAFAMQDVQVKGRDSYARTRLLVEIVADGQYVFDSFKSKKAEPRALQKIILLCDKAEQPALERAAREAAAIASGMAFTRDLGNLPPNVCHPIYIAEQAKQLSKAYKGLKVDVLDEKKLRDLGAGAFLAVSQGSDQPGCIIVMQYNGGKKGDKPYALVGKGITFDTGGISLKPGQGMDEMKYDMGGAASVLGTLKAVLELQLPINLVCLLACAENMPSGGATRPGDIVTTMSGQTVEILNTDAEGRLVLCDTLTYAERFEPRAVIDVATLTGACIVALGSNTSGLLGNNDELVQQLLLAGESAADRAWQLPLFDEYQEQLDSPFADIANIGGPKAGTITAACFLSRFTKKYAWAHLDIAGTAWTSGGKEKGATGRPVPLLTQYLLDRAS; this is translated from the coding sequence ATGGAATTTGTTGTCAAAAGCGCCAAAGCCTCCACCCAGAAGACCGCCACCCTGATTCTGCCGCTGGGCGAGGATTGCGTCCTCGGCAGCGTCGCGCAGAGCGTGGACAGCGCCAGCGGCGGCGCGCTCAGTGCCGCGCTCAAGCGTGGTGACATTCAGGGCAAGTCGGGGCAGACACTGCTGCTGCACAGCCTGCCAGGACTCAAGGCCGAACGCGTATTGCTGGTCGGCATCGGCAAGGCGGACGACCTCGACAGTCGTCAATGGCGCAAGGTGGTCAACGCGGCATTGGCGGTGATCAAGAACCTCGGCGGCGGCGACGCGGCTTTCGCCATGCAGGACGTGCAGGTCAAGGGCCGCGACAGCTACGCGCGCACTCGCCTGCTGGTGGAGATCGTCGCCGACGGCCAGTACGTGTTCGACAGCTTCAAGAGCAAGAAAGCCGAACCGCGTGCGCTGCAGAAGATCATCCTGCTCTGCGACAAGGCCGAACAGCCGGCGCTGGAGCGCGCCGCGCGCGAGGCAGCGGCGATCGCCAGCGGCATGGCCTTCACCCGCGACCTTGGCAATCTACCGCCGAATGTCTGCCACCCGATCTACATCGCCGAGCAGGCCAAGCAGCTGAGCAAGGCTTACAAGGGCCTGAAGGTCGACGTGCTGGATGAGAAGAAGCTGCGGGACCTGGGCGCCGGTGCATTCCTTGCCGTGTCTCAGGGTAGCGATCAGCCCGGCTGCATCATCGTCATGCAGTACAACGGCGGCAAGAAAGGCGACAAGCCCTACGCGCTGGTGGGCAAAGGCATCACCTTCGACACCGGCGGCATCAGCCTCAAGCCGGGCCAGGGCATGGACGAAATGAAGTACGACATGGGCGGCGCCGCCAGCGTACTTGGCACGCTCAAGGCGGTGCTGGAGCTGCAGCTGCCGATCAACCTGGTCTGCTTGCTGGCCTGCGCCGAGAACATGCCCAGCGGCGGCGCCACCCGCCCAGGTGACATCGTCACCACTATGAGCGGCCAGACCGTGGAGATTCTCAACACCGACGCCGAAGGCCGTCTGGTGCTGTGCGACACCCTCACCTATGCCGAGCGCTTCGAGCCGCGCGCCGTGATCGACGTGGCCACCCTGACCGGCGCCTGTATCGTCGCACTGGGCAGCAACACCTCGGGGCTGCTGGGCAATAATGACGAACTGGTGCAGCAGCTGCTGCTGGCAGGCGAAAGCGCCGCTGATCGCGCCTGGCAGCTGCCGCTGTTCGATGAGTATCAGGAGCAGCTGGACAGCCCCTTCGCCGACATCGCCAACATCGGTGGACCCAAGGCTGGCACCATCACCGCGGCCTGTTTCCTCTCACGCTTCACCAAGAAATACGCCTGGGCGCATCTGGACATTGCCGGCACGGCCTGGACCAGCGGCGGCAAGGAAAAAGGCGCCACTGGCCGTCCGGTGCCGCTGCTGACCCAATACCTGCTGGATCGGGCCAGCTGA
- the lptF gene encoding LPS export ABC transporter permease LptF, with protein MIVFRYLSRELLVTMSAVSAVLLVIIMSGRFIKYLAQAAQGVLDPGVLLLIMGFRLPGFLQLILPLGLFLGILLAYGRLYLESEMTVLSATGMSQRRLLAYSMAPAALVAAMVGWLSLGLAPQGIAEVDRILNQQDSLTEFDTLVPGRFQTLRGGSRVTYTRELSADRSELGGVFISETNVSRQTGKESGLSVLVAESGRQEIQPDGSRYLILENGYRYDGNPGQADYRAIQYDTYGVLLPKPEVSMELSEREAMPTRELVGSDNVRHQTELQWRLSLPLLVFVVTVLAVPLAKVNPRQGRFLKLLPAILLYMTYLALLIAVRGALDKGRLPMALGLWWVHGLFLAIGLLMLFWEPIRLRMSKRRMQREVAHG; from the coding sequence TTGATCGTCTTTCGTTACCTGTCCCGAGAGCTGCTGGTCACCATGAGCGCGGTCAGCGCCGTGCTGCTGGTGATCATCATGAGCGGCCGCTTCATCAAGTATCTGGCGCAGGCTGCGCAGGGGGTGCTCGATCCCGGCGTGCTGTTGCTGATCATGGGCTTTCGTCTGCCCGGCTTCCTTCAACTGATCCTTCCTCTTGGGCTGTTTCTCGGCATTCTGCTGGCCTACGGCCGCCTCTACCTTGAAAGCGAGATGACCGTGCTGTCGGCAACCGGTATGAGCCAGCGCCGCTTGCTGGCCTACAGCATGGCGCCGGCCGCGCTGGTTGCGGCAATGGTGGGTTGGCTGAGCCTGGGTCTGGCGCCGCAAGGTATCGCCGAGGTGGATCGCATCCTCAATCAGCAGGATTCGCTGACCGAGTTCGACACGCTGGTCCCGGGGCGCTTTCAGACGCTGCGTGGGGGCTCGCGCGTGACCTACACCCGTGAGCTCTCGGCTGACCGCAGTGAGCTGGGCGGGGTGTTCATTTCCGAAACCAACGTATCGCGCCAGACCGGCAAGGAAAGCGGGCTGTCGGTGTTGGTTGCCGAAAGCGGCCGGCAGGAGATCCAGCCTGACGGCAGTCGCTACCTGATTCTGGAAAACGGTTATCGCTACGACGGCAATCCGGGGCAGGCCGACTATCGTGCGATCCAGTACGACACCTACGGTGTGCTGCTTCCCAAGCCTGAGGTGAGCATGGAGCTGAGCGAGCGCGAGGCCATGCCGACCCGCGAGCTGGTGGGCAGCGATAACGTGCGCCATCAGACCGAGTTGCAGTGGCGGCTATCTCTGCCGCTGCTGGTGTTCGTGGTCACGGTGCTGGCTGTGCCGTTGGCGAAGGTCAACCCTCGGCAGGGACGCTTCCTCAAGCTGCTGCCGGCCATCCTGCTTTACATGACCTATCTCGCACTGTTGATCGCCGTACGTGGCGCGCTGGACAAGGGGCGTCTGCCAATGGCGTTGGGGCTGTGGTGGGTGCATGGACTGTTCCTGGCGATCGGTCTGCTGATGCTGTTCTGGGAGCCGATCCGGCTGCGGATGAGCAAGCGCCGGATGCAGCGGGAGGTGGCCCATGGTTAA
- a CDS encoding winged helix-turn-helix domain-containing protein: MTVSKTKTSFYRRLYVAWLIDSGSATSVPTLMEATGMPRRTAQDTLAALADLDIDCTFEQDDGERHNAGHYAIRNWGAIDKGWIERNLKHIKSVLDYP; the protein is encoded by the coding sequence ATGACCGTCAGCAAGACCAAAACCAGTTTCTACCGTCGACTCTACGTCGCCTGGCTGATCGACAGCGGCAGCGCCACCAGCGTTCCGACGCTGATGGAAGCCACCGGCATGCCGCGCCGCACCGCCCAGGACACCCTTGCCGCGCTCGCGGACCTGGACATCGATTGCACGTTCGAGCAGGACGATGGTGAGCGGCATAACGCCGGCCACTATGCCATCCGCAACTGGGGCGCGATCGACAAAGGCTGGATCGAGCGAAACCTGAAGCACATCAAATCCGTCCTTGATTATCCCTGA
- a CDS encoding RDD family protein: MRRHLLSPQGQFPAAGLLRRLAAMFYDSLLCIALMMVVTLLYQQVLLRLIYGSEQLQTLADAGRLDIDPLLSTLLLFSLFGFFAKFWTHNGQTLGMQVWGIRIQNADGRAIDLWQALLRFLIALVSLLCLGMGYWWMLIDKQKRTWHDIYSDSQAVQLPKNIHKK; encoded by the coding sequence ATGCGCAGACACCTGCTCAGCCCGCAGGGCCAATTCCCCGCCGCCGGCCTGCTGCGCCGACTTGCAGCGATGTTCTATGACAGCCTGCTGTGCATCGCACTGATGATGGTGGTCACCCTGCTCTACCAGCAGGTGCTACTGCGACTGATCTATGGCAGTGAACAGCTGCAGACGCTCGCCGATGCCGGTCGTCTGGATATCGACCCACTGCTCTCGACCCTGCTGCTGTTCAGTCTGTTCGGCTTCTTTGCCAAATTCTGGACCCACAACGGCCAGACACTGGGCATGCAGGTGTGGGGCATTCGAATCCAGAACGCGGACGGACGCGCCATCGATCTATGGCAAGCGTTGCTGCGCTTCCTGATCGCGCTGGTTTCCTTGCTGTGCCTGGGCATGGGCTACTGGTGGATGCTGATCGACAAGCAAAAGCGCACCTGGCACGACATCTACTCCGACAGCCAGGCCGTTCAGCTGCCGAAGAACATCCACAAGAAATAG
- the nhaD gene encoding sodium:proton antiporter NhaD, with protein MYALMAVVFVIGYLCIAFEHPLKIDKAAAAILTAVLTWTILVLGADQILPLLQPGSHDPADSSAVVVESLRHHLGEVSEILFFLLGAMTIVELIDSHEGFKVITDRIQTRKRVHLLWIIGFLTFFLSAALDNLTTTIVMVSLLRKLIRGRPERWLFVGVVVIAANAGGAWSPIGDVTTTMLWIGSQISASGVITGLFLPSLVCLLVPLIILSFRLRGEAPRPRARAHLAEKHPPTTTVFERNLVLGLGLAALLFVPVFKTVTHLPPYMGILFGLGVLWVTTEFIHRNKNAEDKHPLSVVGVLRKVDTPSVLFFLGILLAVSSLATAGHLTQVATALRESLGHIYPITYAIGLLSAVVDNVPLVAGAMKMYPLVSPAVLAASSPEETSWLSQFVVDGNFWEMLALCAGTGGSTLIIGSAAGVAAMGMEKISFTWYIKRVSLLAFLGYTAGAATYIGMLALR; from the coding sequence ATGTATGCGCTAATGGCTGTCGTGTTCGTCATAGGCTATCTATGCATAGCCTTTGAACATCCACTGAAAATAGACAAGGCTGCCGCGGCGATCCTCACCGCGGTGTTGACCTGGACCATTCTGGTGCTGGGCGCCGACCAGATTCTTCCGCTGCTGCAACCTGGCAGCCATGACCCGGCGGACTCCTCGGCGGTGGTGGTTGAATCGCTGCGTCATCATTTGGGAGAAGTCTCGGAGATCCTCTTCTTCCTGCTCGGGGCGATGACTATCGTCGAGCTGATCGACTCCCATGAAGGGTTCAAAGTAATCACCGACCGCATCCAGACACGCAAGCGCGTGCACCTGCTGTGGATCATCGGTTTCCTGACCTTCTTCCTCTCTGCAGCGCTGGATAACCTGACCACCACCATCGTCATGGTCTCCCTGCTGCGCAAGCTGATCCGCGGCCGTCCCGAGCGCTGGTTGTTCGTCGGTGTCGTGGTGATCGCCGCTAACGCCGGAGGTGCCTGGTCGCCGATCGGTGACGTGACCACCACCATGCTCTGGATCGGTAGCCAGATCAGCGCTTCCGGAGTGATTACCGGCCTGTTCCTGCCAAGCCTGGTGTGCCTGTTAGTACCGCTGATCATCCTCAGCTTTCGTCTGCGCGGCGAGGCACCACGCCCGCGCGCCCGTGCTCACCTGGCCGAGAAACACCCGCCGACCACCACGGTATTCGAACGCAATCTGGTACTCGGTCTTGGCCTCGCTGCCCTGCTGTTCGTGCCGGTATTCAAGACCGTGACCCACCTGCCGCCGTACATGGGCATCCTCTTCGGCCTCGGTGTGCTCTGGGTGACCACCGAGTTCATCCACCGCAACAAGAATGCCGAAGACAAGCACCCGCTTTCGGTGGTAGGCGTTCTGCGCAAGGTGGACACCCCCAGCGTGCTGTTCTTCCTTGGCATCCTGCTGGCCGTTTCCAGCCTCGCTACCGCCGGCCATCTGACTCAGGTCGCGACCGCCCTGCGCGAATCGCTCGGCCACATCTACCCGATCACCTACGCCATTGGTCTGCTCTCGGCGGTGGTCGACAACGTGCCGCTGGTGGCAGGTGCGATGAAGATGTATCCGTTGGTTAGCCCTGCCGTACTGGCTGCATCCAGCCCCGAGGAGACCAGCTGGTTGTCGCAGTTCGTCGTCGACGGCAACTTTTGGGAAATGCTCGCCTTATGCGCCGGTACCGGCGGTAGCACGCTGATCATTGGTTCTGCCGCAGGCGTCGCCGCCATGGGCATGGAGAAGATCAGCTTCACCTGGTACATCAAGCGCGTCAGCCTGCTGGCCTTCCTCGGTTACACTGCGGGCGCCGCGACCTACATCGGCATGCTCGCCCTGCGCTGA
- the queA gene encoding tRNA preQ1(34) S-adenosylmethionine ribosyltransferase-isomerase QueA, with protein sequence MQVADFFFQLPDALIARHPLAERRASRLLVLDGETGKLSHRHFADLLEYVRPGDLMVFNNTRVIPARLFGQKATGGKLEILVERVLGSRSVLAHIRSSKSPKAGSRILLDGGGEAEMVARHDALFELQFDEDVLSLLERIGHMPLPSYIDRPDDAEDRERYQTVYAQRAGAVAAPTAGLHFDEALLDSLREAGVETAYVTLHVGAGTFQPVRVERIEEHHMHREWLEVTQEVVDAVAACRARGGRVIAVGTTSVRSLETAARGGELKPFSGDTDIFIYPGKTFHVVDALVTNFHLPESTLLMLVSAFAGYPETMAAYAEAVAQRYRFFSYGDAMFITRNPVPRGPEESQ encoded by the coding sequence ATGCAAGTCGCTGATTTTTTCTTCCAGCTGCCCGACGCCCTCATCGCGCGACATCCCCTGGCGGAGCGGCGTGCAAGTCGTCTGCTGGTGCTTGATGGTGAAACCGGCAAGCTTTCGCACCGTCATTTCGCGGATCTGCTGGAGTACGTGCGCCCCGGCGACCTGATGGTATTCAACAATACTCGAGTCATCCCGGCGCGCCTGTTTGGACAGAAGGCTACTGGCGGCAAGCTGGAAATCCTCGTCGAGAGGGTGCTTGGCAGTCGCAGCGTTCTGGCGCACATCCGTTCGAGCAAGTCGCCCAAGGCCGGTTCGCGGATTTTGCTGGATGGCGGCGGAGAGGCAGAAATGGTCGCTCGGCATGATGCCTTGTTCGAGCTGCAATTCGACGAGGATGTCCTGTCGCTGCTCGAGCGTATCGGGCACATGCCTTTGCCTTCTTATATAGATAGGCCCGATGACGCCGAAGATCGCGAGCGTTATCAGACCGTTTACGCTCAGCGTGCGGGGGCTGTGGCAGCACCTACAGCAGGGTTGCACTTCGATGAGGCTTTGCTCGACTCGCTGCGGGAGGCCGGCGTGGAAACCGCCTATGTCACCCTTCACGTTGGCGCCGGAACCTTCCAGCCTGTACGTGTCGAGCGTATCGAAGAGCACCACATGCACCGTGAATGGCTCGAGGTGACGCAAGAGGTGGTCGATGCTGTGGCAGCCTGTCGCGCCCGCGGCGGTAGGGTGATTGCTGTCGGAACCACTAGCGTCCGTTCGCTGGAGACCGCCGCTCGCGGTGGCGAACTCAAACCATTCAGTGGCGATACCGATATCTTTATTTATCCGGGCAAAACCTTTCATGTGGTCGATGCTCTGGTGACCAATTTTCACTTGCCCGAATCCACGCTGCTGATGCTGGTTTCCGCTTTTGCCGGCTACCCGGAAACCATGGCTGCCTACGCCGAGGCCGTAGCGCAGCGCTATCGCTTCTTTAGTTACGGTGATGCCATGTTCATTACCCGCAATCCCGTGCCGCGCGGTCCCGAGGAAAGCCAATGA
- the lptG gene encoding LPS export ABC transporter permease LptG: MVKLDRYIGIHVFLAILTVLGIIVGLALLFAFIDELGDVQGGYGLGDALQYVLLTSPRRLYEMLPMAALIGCLIGLGTLASSSELTIMRAAGVSLGRIVMAVMKPMLVLLVAGILIGEYVAPATEDIAQARRSLAQGAGEAQSSKRGLWHRQENEFVHVNAVQPGGVLVGVTRYRFDDERRLQASSFARRATYQGDHWKLENISTTHFRGDHTEVLRAPEERWDVQLTPQLLGTVVMEPEALSITGLWRYIHYLGEQGLNNGRYWLAFWTKVLQPAVTVALVLLAISFIFGPLRSVTLGQRIFTGVVVGFVFRIIQDLLGPASQVFGFSPLLAVVLPASVCALIGAWLLRRAG; the protein is encoded by the coding sequence ATGGTTAAGCTCGATCGCTACATCGGTATTCATGTCTTTCTCGCGATTCTGACCGTCCTCGGCATCATCGTCGGGTTGGCATTGCTGTTCGCTTTCATCGATGAGCTGGGTGATGTCCAGGGCGGCTATGGCCTGGGCGACGCCCTGCAGTACGTGCTGCTTACCTCGCCGCGTCGGCTGTATGAAATGCTGCCGATGGCTGCCCTGATCGGATGCCTTATCGGTCTCGGTACCCTGGCCAGCAGCAGTGAGCTGACCATCATGCGCGCCGCCGGCGTCTCGTTGGGTCGTATCGTGATGGCGGTGATGAAGCCGATGCTGGTGCTGCTCGTCGCAGGCATCCTGATTGGCGAGTATGTCGCACCCGCCACCGAGGATATCGCCCAGGCACGACGTTCCCTGGCGCAAGGTGCGGGCGAGGCGCAGAGCAGCAAGCGCGGGTTGTGGCATCGGCAGGAAAACGAATTCGTGCACGTCAACGCCGTGCAGCCCGGTGGCGTTCTGGTCGGCGTGACGCGCTATCGCTTCGACGATGAACGCCGCCTGCAGGCCTCCAGCTTTGCCCGGCGTGCCACTTATCAGGGGGATCACTGGAAGCTCGAAAATATCTCGACGACGCATTTTCGCGGCGACCACACCGAAGTGCTGCGCGCGCCGGAAGAGCGTTGGGATGTTCAGCTGACCCCTCAGCTGCTTGGCACCGTGGTGATGGAACCGGAAGCGCTGTCGATCACTGGGTTGTGGCGTTATATCCACTATCTCGGCGAGCAGGGTTTGAACAATGGGCGTTACTGGCTGGCCTTCTGGACAAAGGTCCTACAGCCGGCAGTGACCGTTGCGCTGGTTCTGCTGGCGATCTCGTTCATCTTCGGGCCACTGCGTTCGGTCACGCTCGGTCAGCGCATCTTCACTGGGGTGGTGGTCGGCTTCGTGTTCCGCATCATCCAGGATCTGCTCGGCCCGGCAAGCCAGGTGTTCGGCTTTTCGCCATTGCTGGCGGTGGTGTTGCCGGCGAGTGTCTGTGCGCTGATCGGTGCCTGGCTGCTGCGTCGGGCGGGCTAG
- a CDS encoding DNA polymerase III subunit chi: MTRVEFYVLPDDSPLGRLRAACQLAAKGWQHGMQVFIRCVDEAQSNQLDELLWSFRAERFIPHEQDADEPQTPVVIGIDQAPPFAQGLLINLASTLSSHLDQFSRIIEIVNQEPQLLTACRENFRLYRRQGYDPQRVEL, translated from the coding sequence ATGACCCGGGTCGAGTTCTACGTACTGCCGGACGACAGCCCACTCGGCCGCCTGCGGGCGGCCTGTCAGCTGGCCGCCAAGGGCTGGCAGCATGGTATGCAGGTCTTCATCCGTTGCGTAGACGAAGCGCAGTCCAACCAGCTGGACGAGCTGCTCTGGAGCTTCCGCGCCGAGCGCTTCATTCCCCACGAGCAGGATGCCGATGAGCCTCAGACCCCTGTGGTCATCGGTATCGACCAGGCGCCGCCGTTCGCCCAGGGGCTGCTGATCAACCTGGCGTCGACGCTTTCATCGCACCTTGACCAGTTCAGCCGGATCATCGAGATCGTCAATCAGGAGCCGCAGCTGCTGACCGCCTGCCGGGAGAATTTCCGCCTGTATCGCCGTCAGGGCTATGATCCGCAACGGGTCGAGCTTTAG
- a CDS encoding valine--tRNA ligase — translation MDKTYQPHAIETSWYQTWESNNYFAPKGSGEPYTIMIPPPNVTGSLHMGHGFNNAIMDALIRWRRMQGRNTLWQPGTDHAGIATQMVVERQLGAQGVSRHDLGREKFLEKVWQWKEESGGTITRQIRRLGSSVDWSRERFTMDDGLSEAVKEAFVRLHEDGLIYRGKRLVNWDTKLHTAISDLEVENHDEKGYLWHLRYPLADGCKTADGLDYLVVATTRPETMLGDAAIAVHPEDERYKSLIGRHVMLPLVNRLIPIVADDYVDLEFGTGCVKITPAHDFNDYEVGKRHHLPLINIFDQNACVLARAQVFNIDGSVNDKLDGSLPDGYAHMDRFDARKAIVAEFEAMSLLEKIDDHALKVPRGDRSGTIIEPWLTDQWYVSTKPLAEKAIAAVESGEIEFVPKQYENMYFSWMRDIQDWCISRQLWWGHRIPAWYDEAGNVYVGRDEVEVRSKYNLCNNVELRQDEDVLDTWFSSGLWTFSTLGWPQQTDFLKTFHPTDVLVTGFDIIFFWVARMIMLSTHLTGQIPFKTVYVHGLVRDGQGQKMSKSKGNVLDPLDIVDGITLDELLTKRTSGMMQPKLAEKIAKQTRAEFPEGIASYGTDALRFTFCSLASTGRDIKFDMGRVEGYRNFCNKIWNAANFVFENTEGKDTGANDEPVELSSVDRWIISALQRTEAEVTRQLEAFRFDLAAQALYEFIWDEYCAWYLELVKPLLWDETASAERQRGTRRALVRVLETALRLAHPFMPFITEEIWQRVAPLAGKSGPTLMLQPWPEFNPERIDEAAEGDIEWVKAFMLGIRQIRGEMNISMAKRIDVVLGNASAEDQRRLADNEPLLKKLAKLESVRLLGAGEEAPLSAIALVGDMQVLVPMAGLIDKDAELARLDKEIARLDGEVKRVGGKLSNAGFVDKAPAEVIDKERAKLAEAEQAKARLQEQRDRIATL, via the coding sequence ATGGACAAGACCTACCAGCCGCACGCCATCGAGACTTCCTGGTACCAGACCTGGGAATCGAACAACTATTTCGCCCCGAAAGGTTCCGGCGAGCCCTACACCATCATGATCCCGCCGCCGAACGTAACCGGCAGCCTGCACATGGGCCACGGCTTCAACAACGCGATCATGGATGCACTGATCCGCTGGCGCCGCATGCAGGGCCGCAACACCCTGTGGCAGCCTGGCACCGACCACGCGGGTATCGCCACGCAGATGGTCGTCGAGCGCCAGCTCGGCGCGCAGGGCGTTTCGCGTCATGACCTTGGACGCGAGAAGTTTCTCGAGAAGGTCTGGCAGTGGAAGGAAGAATCCGGCGGCACCATCACCCGGCAGATCCGTCGCCTGGGCTCCTCGGTGGACTGGTCGCGCGAGCGCTTCACCATGGACGATGGCCTCTCCGAAGCGGTCAAGGAAGCCTTCGTCCGTCTGCACGAGGACGGCCTGATCTACCGCGGCAAGCGTCTGGTCAACTGGGATACCAAGCTGCACACCGCCATTTCCGACCTGGAAGTGGAGAACCACGACGAGAAGGGTTACCTCTGGCACCTGCGCTACCCGCTGGCGGACGGCTGCAAGACCGCTGACGGCCTGGATTATCTGGTGGTCGCCACTACCCGCCCGGAAACCATGCTCGGTGACGCCGCCATTGCAGTGCACCCTGAAGACGAGCGCTACAAGAGTCTGATCGGCCGCCACGTCATGCTGCCGCTGGTCAACCGCCTGATCCCCATCGTCGCCGATGACTATGTCGACCTCGAATTCGGTACCGGCTGCGTGAAGATCACCCCGGCGCATGACTTCAACGACTACGAAGTCGGCAAGCGCCATCATCTGCCGCTGATCAACATCTTCGACCAGAACGCCTGCGTCCTGGCCCGCGCCCAGGTATTCAACATCGATGGTTCGGTGAACGACAAGCTCGACGGCAGCCTGCCAGACGGCTACGCGCACATGGACCGTTTCGATGCGCGCAAGGCCATCGTCGCCGAGTTCGAAGCCATGAGCCTCTTGGAAAAGATCGACGACCATGCGCTGAAAGTGCCGCGCGGTGATCGCTCAGGCACCATCATCGAGCCCTGGCTGACCGACCAGTGGTACGTCTCAACCAAGCCGCTGGCCGAAAAAGCCATCGCTGCGGTGGAGAGCGGTGAGATCGAATTCGTACCCAAGCAGTACGAGAACATGTACTTCAGCTGGATGCGCGATATCCAGGACTGGTGCATCAGCCGTCAGCTCTGGTGGGGCCACCGCATTCCAGCCTGGTACGACGAAGCCGGCAACGTCTACGTTGGCCGCGATGAAGTGGAAGTGCGCAGCAAGTACAACCTCTGCAACAACGTCGAGCTGCGTCAGGACGAGGACGTGCTGGACACCTGGTTCAGCTCCGGCCTGTGGACCTTCTCCACCCTCGGCTGGCCGCAGCAGACCGATTTCCTCAAGACCTTCCACCCAACCGACGTGCTGGTCACCGGCTTCGACATCATTTTCTTCTGGGTCGCCCGGATGATCATGCTGTCCACCCACCTGACCGGGCAGATCCCGTTCAAGACCGTCTATGTGCACGGTCTGGTGCGCGATGGCCAGGGGCAGAAGATGTCCAAGTCCAAGGGCAACGTGCTCGACCCGCTGGACATCGTCGACGGCATCACCCTTGATGAACTGCTGACCAAGCGCACCAGCGGCATGATGCAGCCCAAGCTGGCCGAGAAGATCGCCAAGCAGACCCGCGCCGAATTTCCCGAAGGCATCGCCAGCTACGGCACCGACGCCCTGCGTTTCACCTTCTGCTCGCTGGCCTCCACCGGCCGCGACATCAAGTTCGACATGGGCCGCGTCGAGGGTTACCGCAACTTCTGCAACAAGATCTGGAACGCCGCCAACTTCGTCTTCGAGAACACCGAAGGCAAGGACACCGGCGCCAATGATGAGCCGGTGGAGCTGTCCTCGGTGGACCGCTGGATCATTTCCGCACTGCAGCGTACCGAAGCCGAAGTGACCCGCCAGCTGGAAGCCTTCCGCTTCGATCTGGCTGCTCAGGCGCTCTACGAATTCATCTGGGACGAGTACTGCGCCTGGTATCTGGAGTTGGTCAAACCGCTGTTGTGGGACGAAACCGCCAGCGCCGAACGCCAGCGCGGCACCCGCCGCGCCCTGGTGCGCGTGCTGGAAACCGCGCTGCGCCTGGCACATCCGTTCATGCCGTTCATCACCGAGGAAATCTGGCAGCGCGTCGCGCCGCTGGCCGGCAAATCCGGTCCGACGCTGATGCTGCAGCCCTGGCCGGAGTTCAACCCCGAGCGCATCGATGAAGCGGCCGAAGGCGATATCGAGTGGGTCAAGGCCTTCATGCTGGGCATCCGCCAGATCCGCGGCGAGATGAACATCTCCATGGCCAAGCGCATCGACGTGGTGCTGGGCAATGCCTCGGCCGAGGACCAGCGCCGTCTGGCCGACAACGAGCCGCTGCTGAAGAAGCTGGCCAAGCTGGAAAGCGTGCGCCTGCTCGGCGCCGGCGAGGAAGCGCCGCTGTCGGCGATCGCTCTGGTCGGCGACATGCAGGTGCTGGTGCCGATGGCCGGCCTGATCGACAAGGACGCCGAACTGGCACGCCTGGACAAGGAGATCGCGCGTCTGGACGGCGAGGTCAAGCGCGTCGGCGGCAAGCTGTCCAACGCCGGCTTCGTCGACAAGGCACCGGCCGAGGTGATCGACAAGGAACGCGCCAAACTGGCCGAGGCCGAACAGGCCAAAGCCCGGTTGCAGGAGCAGCGCGACCGTATCGCAACGCTCTGA
- a CDS encoding cold-shock protein — protein sequence MSNRQNGTVKWFNDEKGFGFITPESGPDLFVHFRAIEGNGFKSLKEGQKVSFVAVQGQKGMQADQVQILG from the coding sequence ATGTCGAATCGTCAGAACGGTACCGTCAAGTGGTTTAACGACGAGAAAGGTTTTGGTTTCATCACTCCTGAGAGCGGTCCGGATCTGTTCGTGCACTTCCGCGCGATCGAAGGCAACGGCTTCAAGAGCCTGAAAGAAGGCCAGAAAGTCAGCTTCGTCGCCGTGCAAGGTCAAAAGGGCATGCAGGCAGACCAGGTTCAGATCCTGGGCTAA